The Bacillus sp. Marseille-Q1617 genome has a segment encoding these proteins:
- a CDS encoding CoA-acylating methylmalonate-semialdehyde dehydrogenase, protein MATATTNTLKNFINGKWVDAKTDHYQSVPNPATGEELAQVPISSKQDVDDAVNTAKEAFQSWSRTPVPKRARILFKYQQLLVENWDELAKLITEENGKSFKEAYGEVQRGIECVEFAAGAPSLMMGKQLPDIATNIESGMYRYPVGVVGGITPFNFPMMVPCWMFPLAIACGNTFVLKPSERTPLLANRLAELFQEAGLPDGVLNVVHGAHDVVNGLLEHKDVPAISFVGSQPVAEYIYKTAAGNGKRVQALAGAKNHSIVMPNADLDAAVKEIIAAAYGSAGERCMACSVVVAVGDVADTLIKKLNEQADAIKIGNGMDEDVFLGPVIRDDHKKKTESYIESGVDEGATLVRDGRNDEAYKDNGYFIGPTIFDNVTSSMKIWKDEIFAPVLSVVRVETLEDAIKLTNESDFGNGACLFTKDGSDVRYFREFIEVGMLGVNIGVPAPMAFFPFSGWKNSFYGDLHANGSDGVEFYTRRKMLTARW, encoded by the coding sequence ATGGCGACTGCAACGACTAACACATTGAAAAACTTTATTAACGGTAAGTGGGTGGACGCTAAAACCGACCACTACCAATCTGTACCGAATCCTGCTACAGGGGAAGAACTGGCGCAGGTCCCGATTTCATCAAAGCAGGACGTGGATGACGCGGTCAATACTGCAAAAGAAGCGTTCCAATCGTGGAGCAGGACGCCTGTACCCAAACGTGCACGCATTCTATTTAAATACCAGCAGCTGCTTGTCGAAAACTGGGACGAGCTTGCAAAGCTGATCACGGAAGAAAACGGGAAGAGTTTTAAAGAGGCTTATGGTGAAGTCCAGCGCGGAATCGAATGTGTCGAGTTTGCTGCCGGTGCACCGAGCCTGATGATGGGGAAACAGCTTCCGGATATCGCGACGAATATTGAATCGGGCATGTACCGGTATCCTGTCGGCGTAGTCGGGGGCATCACTCCATTCAACTTCCCGATGATGGTGCCTTGCTGGATGTTCCCTCTCGCGATCGCATGCGGGAATACGTTTGTCCTGAAACCTTCCGAGCGGACGCCTCTTCTTGCCAACCGTCTGGCGGAGCTTTTCCAGGAAGCGGGTCTCCCGGATGGGGTGCTGAATGTCGTGCACGGTGCACATGACGTGGTGAACGGTCTTCTTGAGCACAAGGATGTTCCGGCTATTTCCTTCGTAGGGTCGCAGCCGGTGGCGGAGTATATTTATAAAACCGCTGCAGGAAACGGCAAGCGCGTACAGGCGCTTGCAGGAGCGAAAAATCATTCCATCGTGATGCCGAATGCGGATCTTGACGCTGCCGTCAAAGAAATCATCGCTGCTGCATACGGGTCTGCCGGTGAACGATGCATGGCCTGCTCCGTTGTCGTAGCAGTGGGGGACGTTGCGGATACCCTGATCAAGAAACTCAATGAACAGGCGGATGCCATTAAAATCGGCAACGGTATGGATGAAGATGTGTTCCTCGGGCCTGTCATAAGGGATGATCATAAAAAGAAAACAGAAAGCTACATTGAGAGCGGAGTGGATGAAGGAGCGACACTGGTCCGTGATGGCCGTAATGATGAGGCATACAAGGATAATGGCTACTTCATCGGCCCGACCATCTTTGACAATGTCACGTCTTCCATGAAAATCTGGAAGGACGAGATCTTTGCACCGGTGCTGTCGGTTGTGCGCGTGGAAACCCTTGAAGATGCGATCAAACTGACGAATGAATCAGACTTCGGAAATGGAGCCTGCCTGTTCACGAAAGACGGAAGCGACGTCCGTTATTTCCGTGAATTCATTGAGGTCGGCATGCTCGGTGTCAACATCGGCGTACCTGCACCGATGGCATTCTTCCCATTCTCCGGCTGGAAGAACTCCTTCTACGGAGACCTGCATGCGAACGGATCCGATGGAGTCGAATTTTATACTAGACGCAAGATGCTCACTGCACGCTGGTAA